DNA from Petropleomorpha daqingensis:
CCGAGCAGGTCGCCCCGGACGCGGTGACCCCCGAGGCCGCGCCCGCCGTCCCGACGCCGGCCGCCGTGCCCACCCATGCGCACGCCCCCGTCGCGGAGACCCCCGCCCCCGAGCCGGTCGCCCCGAGCGACCCCGCCGAGTGGGGCCGGGTCGACGACGACGGCACGGTCTACGTGCGCACCGCCGACGGCGAGCGCGCCGTCGGGTCGTGGCAGGCCGGCGACCCGGCCGCGGGCCTGGCGCACTACGCCCGCCGCTACGACGACCTGGCCACCGAGGTGGCGCTGCTGGAGGCGCGGCTCAAGGCGCACACCGGCAACCCGAGCGAGCTCAAGGCCAAGGCGCAGGGGCTGGCCGACTCGATCCCCACGGCCACCGCGGTCGGTGACCTGGACGGTCTCGCCGCCCGGGCCCGCGCGATGGTGGAGACCGCCGACGAGGCCGCGGCGGAGTCGCGCGCCGAGAAGGCCGCGGCCCGCGCCGCGCAGGTCGCCCGGAAGGAGGCGCTGGCCGCCGAGGCGGAGCAGATCGCCGCGGAGTCGACGTCCTGGAAGGCGGCCGGCGACCGGCTCAAGGCGATCGTCGAGGAGTGGAAGACGATCCGCGGCATCGACCGCAAGACCGACGAGGCGCTGTGGTCGCGCTTCGCCGCCGCCCGTGACGCGTTCGGCCGCCGCCGCGGCGCGCACTTCGCCGCTCTCGACGCGCAGCGCAACGAGTCCCGGGCCGCCAAGCAGGAGCTCATCGCCGAGGCGCAGCGGCTGTCGACGTCCACCGACTGGGGCGCGACGTCGGCGGCGATGCGCAGCCTGATGGACCGCTGGAAGGCGGTGCCGCGCACCGGCCGGGACGGCGACGACGACCTGTGGAAGCAGTTCCGCGCGGCCCAGGACGTGTTCTTCACCGCCCGCGGCGAGCAGGACAAGGCGCGCAACGCCGAGCAGTCGGCCAACCAGCAGCAGAAGGAGGAGCTGCTGGCCGAGGCGGAGAAGATCGACCCGTCGTCGGGCAACGCCCAGAACGCGCTGCGCAAGATCCAGGAGCGCTACGACGCGATCGGCCACGTGCCCCGCGGCGCGATGCGCTCGCTCGAGGACCGCATGCAGGCCATCGAGCAGCGGATCCGCGGCGCCGCGGACGCCTCCCGGCCGCGCACCGCGCCGGAGAACCCGATGATCACCTCGATGCGCGCGGCGGTCGGCAAGGCCGAGGAGCAGCTGGCCAAGGCCGAGGCCGCCGGCGACGCGCGCCGCATCGAGGAGGCGCGGGCCAACCTGAGCACCCGCCGGGAGTGGCTGGCGGAGGCCGAGAAGTCCGCCGGCCGGCGCTGACCCGACCGTGGCCGCCTTCGTCCTCGTCCACGGGGCGTGGGGCGGCGCCCACGGGTGGCGTCACGTCCGGCGTCTGCTGACGGCGGCCGGGCACGACGCGACCGCGCCGAGCCTGACCGGGATCGGCGAGCGGGTCCACCTGGTGAGCCCGCAGGTCGGCCTGGCCACGCACGTCACCGACGTCGTCAACCACGTGCTCTACGAGGACCTGACCGACGTCGTCCTGGTCGGGTTCTCCTACGGGGGCATGGTGGTGACCGGGGCTCTCGACGCGATCGGCGAGCGCGTGCGGTCCCTGGTGTACGTCGACGCGTTCGTCCCCGGGGACGGCGACAGCGTCTACGGCCTGCTCGGCGCGCCGCCGCCCGGTCCGCCGCGGCCGGGGGACGCCTGGCTGGTCGACGGCCCCGCCCGGGTCTACGACGACCCGGCGGAGGAGGCGTTCGCCGTCCCGAGGCGCACGCCGCAGCCGATCGCCTGCTTCACCGAGCCGGTGCGGCTGAGCCGGCCGCTCGAGGACTGGCCGTTCTCCCGCACCTACGTCCGCCTCACGGCGCCCGAGCCAGGGGTGCCGACGAACCCGGCGTTCGAGGCAGCGGCGCAGCGGGCTCGTTCGTCCCCGGCCTGGCGGTACACCGAGCTCGCGACCACGCACATGGTCGCCCACAACCGCCCGGGCGAGCTGGTCGAGCTGCTCCTGGCCTCGCTCTAGACGGGCGCGCCGACCCTCGGCATGCCGAGCAGGACCCCGGGCGTGGTCGGGCGGGTGCCCGCCTCGAAGGCGTCGCCGGCGCGGGTGCGCCGGTGCGCGTGCAGCGGCCCGTCGGCGACGAGGTGGTGCGGCGCGGCCTGGGTGAGCACCGTCTCGACCACGTCGCCGGGGCGGACTCGGTCGGTCGCGGTGAAGTGGACGAGCCGGCCGTCGCGCGCCCGGCCGGTCATGCGGCCCCGGGCGGCGTCCTTGCTGCCCTCCCCCGCCGCGACAAGGAGCTCGACCGGCGTCCCGATCAGCGCGCGGTTCTCGGCCCAGCTGATCTCGTCCTGCAACGCGGTCAGCCTCAGGTAGCGCTCCTGGACGACCTGCTTGGGCACCTGGCCGTCCATCTCCGCGGCAGACGTGCCCGGGCGCTTGGAGTACTGGAAGGTGAAGGCGCTGGCGAAGCGGGCCTGCCGGACGACGTGGAGGGTCTGCTCGAAGTCGTCCTCGGTCTCGCCGGGGAAGCCCACGATGATGTCGGTGGTGATCGCCGCGTCGGGCATCGCGGCCCGCACCCGGTCGAGGATGCCGAGGTAGCGCTCCTGCCGGTAGCCGCGGCGCATGGCGCGCAGGACGTCGTCCGAACCGCTCTGCAGCGGCATGTGCAGCTGGTGGCAGACGGCCGGCGTCTCGGCCATGGCGTCGACGACGTCGTCGGTGAACTCCCGCGGGTGCGGGCTGGTGAACCGGATCCGCTCCAGGCCCTCGATCCGACCGGCGGCGCGCAGCAGATCGGCGAAGGCGCCCCGGTCGCGGAACTCGACGCCGTAGGCGTTCACATTCTGGCCGAGCAGCGTGACCTCGAGGACGCCCTGGTCGACCAGGGCCTGCACCTCGGCGAGGATCTCGCCGGGCCGGCGGTCCTTCTCCTTGCCGCGCAGCGCGGGGACGATGCAGAACGTGCAGGTGTTGTTGCAGCCGACGCTGATGGACACCCAGCCGGAGTAGGCGGAGTCCCGCTTGGCCGGCAGCGTCGACGGGAAGACCTCGAGCGCCTCGGCGATCTCCACCTGCGCCTCGGCGTTGTGCCGGGCCCGCTCCAGCAGCGCCGGCAGCGACCCGACGTTGTGGGTGCCGAAGACGACGTCGACCCAGGGCGCCCGCCGGACGATCTCGCCGCGGTCCTTCTGGGCCAGGCAGCCGCCGACGGCGATCTGCATGCCGGGGCGGGCGTCCTTGACCGGGCGCAGGTGCCCGAGGTTGCCGTACAGCCGGTTGTCGGCGTTCTCGCGGACCGCGCAGGTGTTGAGGACGACGACATCGGCGTCGTCCCCCTCCGCGGCGGCGCGGTAGCCGGCGGCCTCGAGCAGCCCGGCGAGGCGCTCGGAGTCGTGCACGTTCATCTGGCAGCCGTACGTGCGCACGCGGTAGGTGCGCGCGGCGGACTGCTGGGTCGCGGTCTCCATCTCAGGAGCGAGGGTACGGCGCGCCGTTCCGGCGACGGAGTGTCGCTCCAGCGACACTGACCGCCACCATGGACACGATCGTCGCCGTCGAGCCCGGCAGCCTGCCTCCGGTGCCGCGCAGCGGGGACGACGAGCACGGCGCGCAGGCCTTCGTCGCCCGGCTGCGCCGCGCCGCCCCGTTGTTCGCCGCGGCGGCCGGGGCGCAGACCGCGGTGGTCCGCGAGGCGGTGCCCCCGGCCCGGCACCGGCGCAGCCGCTGCCGCGTCGTCCTGCGCTTCGCCGACGGCGGCGAGATGGATCTGTCCTTCCTGGGCCCGGCCGGGTCGGCCCGCCGCGCGGCCGGTTTCGGCGCCGCTGTGCAGCGCTGGCTGGCGGTCGGAGCGCCGCGCGACCCGGCGTGGCTGGTGCCCGATGCCGACGCCGCGGACGGGTCCGCGGTCGACATCGCCGCGTGGTCGGCCGCTCGGGTGGTCACCGGCTGAACCTCGGCGGGGGCGGACGAGTTTCGCCATCGTCCGGAATGGGCCACGATGGACCCTGCCGCGCGATGCGGACGTGCGGTGTGCTTCCACCGTGGCCTCCGGCCGCGAGCGGGCGTGGAGGGGGCGGCATGACCGCGATCGCGCCGAGGCCGATCGTCAGCCGGCCGAGTCCGGTCTCCTATCCGGAGAAGGGCTCACGGTTCGGGTCGCTGTTGCGGACGACGGACCACAAGGTCATCGGCCTGATGTACCTGGCGACGGCGTTCGCGTGGTTCATCGCCGGCGGTCTCATGGCCATGCTGATGCGCGGCGAGCTGGCTCGCCCCGGGCTGCAGTTCCTCTCCCAGGAGCAGTACAACCAGCTGTTCACGATGCACGGCACGATCATGCTGCTGTTCTTCGCGACGCCGCTGTTCTTCGCCTTCGGCAACCTGATCATGCCGCTGCAGATCGGCTCGCCCGACGTCGCCTTCCCGCGGCTGAACGCGTTCTCGTACTGGCTGTTCCTGTTCGGCAGCACCCTCGCCGTCGCCGGCTTCCTGACCCCGGGCGGCGCGGCCGACTTCGGCTGGACCGCCTACACCCCGCTGTCCGACGTGACCAACACCCCCGGCGCCGGACCGAACCTCTGGATCGCCGGCCTCGCGGTCAGCGGCCTGGGCACGATCCTCGGCGGCGTCAACTTCGTCACGACGATCGTCTGCCTGCGCGCGCCGGGCATGACGATGTTCCGGATGCCGATCTTCACCTGGAACACCCTGGTCACGAGCCTGCTGGTGCTGCTGGCCTTCCCGATCCTGACCGCCGCGCTGATGGCGCTGCTGGCCGACCGCAACGTGGGGGCCCTGGTCTACACGCGGGCCAACGGCGGGCCGATGCTGTGGCAGCACCTGTTCTGGTACTTCGGCCACCCCGAGGTCTACATCATCGCGTTGCCCTTCTTCGGCATCATCACCGAGGTCATCCCGGTGTTCAGCCGCAAGCCGCTGTTCGGCTACAAGGGCATGGTCTTCGCGACCTTGACGATCGGCTTCCTGTCCCTGGCCGTCTGGGCGCACCACATGTTCGCCACCGGCGCGGTGCTGCTGCCGTTCTTCAGCTTCCTGACCTACCTGATCGCCGTGCCGACGGGGATCAAGTTCGTCAACTGGATCGGCACCATGTGGAAGGGCCAGATCAGCTTCGAGTCGCCGATGCTGTGGTCCCTGGGCTTCCTGGTGACCTTCCTCTTCGGCGGTCTCACCGGTGTGCTGCTGGCCAGCCCGCCGCTGGACTGGCACATCTCCGACAGCTACTTCGTGGTGGCGCACTTCCACTACGTCGTGTTCGGCACGGTCGTGTTCGCCGCCAACGCCGGCCTGATCTTCTGGTTCCCGAAACTCTGCGGCCGGATGATGGACGAGCGGCTGGCCAAGCTGCAGTTCTGGATGACGTTCATCGGCTTCCACGGCACGTTCCTCGTGCAGCACTGGCTGGGCAACGAGGGCATGCCGCGCCGGTACGTGGACTACCTGCCCAGCGACGGGTTCACCACGCTGAACACGATCTCGACGATCTTCAGCTTCGTGCTGGGGGCGTCGATCCTGCCGTTCCTCTACAACGTCTTCCACTCGTGGCGGTACGGGCGGCTGGCGCTGCGCGACGACCCCTGGGGCCACGGCAACTCGCTGGAGTGGGCGACGTCGTCCCCGCCGCCGCGGCACAACTTCCTGGAGATCCCGCGGATCCGCTCCGAGCGGCCGGCCTTCGAGATGCACTACCCGCACCTCGTCGAACGGCTGCACGCCGAGGCGCACCTGGGCAAGCGGCACGAGCCCTACGCCGGGGTCAGTGAGATCGGCGCGACCAGCGGTCGGCGGCAGGGCCCGAACGACCCCGACCCGACCTGAACCTCGCCGTGTGGTGGTGACCGTCGCAGCAGAACGCGAGGGTCACCACCACACGGAAAGGGTGAGCGTGGGCTCGGCGCCGCGGGCGACGCCCGCTCAGGGCAGCAAGGCGTCCAGGCCGAGGTCGGGGTGGGCCTGGTCGGTGTCGTCCTCGTCGCCGCGCGCGTCGAGCGCCTCCCGGACGACGTAGCCGGCCAAGCCGCCGCCGTAGCCCTTGCGGGCGAGCATGCCGACGAGGCGTCGCTCCGCGGTCTGCCGGTCCAGCCGCTGCATGGACGGCAGCCGGCGGGCCACCAGGCGCCGGGCGGCGTCCCACTCGTCCTGCGGGTCGACCTCCTCCAGCGCCTCGGCGGCGACCTCGGGATCGACCCCCTTGGCGCGCAGCTCCGCACCCAGCGCACGACGGGCGAGGCCGCGGCCGGCCTGCCGCGAGTTGACCCAGGCGCGGGCGAACGCGGCGTCGTCGATCAGGCCGACCTCGGTGAACCGGTCGAGCACGGTGGCCGCGGCGTCGTCCGGGATCCCGCGCTTGGCCAGCAGCTCGGCCAGCTGCTTGCGGGTCTTGGCCGCGCCGGTCAGGGCGCGCAGGCAGATGGCCCGGGCGACGGCCACGGGGTCGCCGGGAGCGTCCTCGGTCTCGTCGGCGCCGGGCAGCGCGCCGTCCTCGTGGTCCCGGGAACGGCGCGACCCGCCGGCACGGGGCCGGCGGGTCGCGCGATCAGTCACCCGATCGGTCACGGAGGACCTCAGAAGTCGGCCGGGGGCACAGCAGCCTCGACCGGGGCGTCGAGGCGGGCGCCGATGCCGAGCTTCTCCTTGACCTTCTTCTCGATCTCGTCGGCGAGGTCGGGGTTGTCACGCAGGAAGGTGCGGACGTTCTCCTTGCCCTGACCGAGCTGGTCGCCCTCGTACGTGTACCAGGCGCCGGACTTGCGGATGAAGCCCTGCTCGACGCCGGCGTCGATGAGGCCACCCTCGCGGCTGAAGCCGGTGCCCCAGAGCAGGTCGAGCTCGGCCTGCTTGAACGGCGCGGCCACCTTGTTCTTGACGACCTTGACGCGCACCCGGCTGCCGACCGCGTCGGTGCCCTGCTTGAGGGTCTCGATGCGGCGGACGTCGAGGCGGACCGAGGCGTAGAACTTCAGCGCGCGACCACCGGTGGTGACCTCGGGCGAGCCGTAGACGACGCCGACCTTCTCGCGCAGCTGGTTGATGAAGATCGCGGTGGTGCCGGAGTTGTTCAGCGCACCGGTGATCTTGCGCAGCGCCTGGCTCATCAGCCGGGCCTGCAGACCGACGTGGCTGTCGCCCATCTCGCCCTCGATCTCGGCGCGGGGCACCAGGGCGGCCACCGAGTCGATGACGATGATGTCGAGCGCGCCGGAGCGGATGAGCATGTCGGCGATCTCGAGCGCCTGCTCACCGGTGTCGGGCTGGCTGACCAGCAGGGCGTCGGTGTCGACGCCGATCGCCCGGGCGTACTCGGGGTCGAGCGCGTGCTCGGCGTCGATGAAGGCCGCGATGCCGCCGGCCGCCTGGGCGTTGGCCACCGCGTGCAGGGCGACCGTCGTCTTGCCGGAGGCCTCGGGGCCGTACACCTCGACGACGCGGCCGCGCGGCAGGCCCCCGATGCCCAGGGCGATGTCGAGGGCGATGGAGCCGGTCGGGATGACCTTCATGGCCACCTCGGGGCTGTCGCCCAGGCGCATGACGGAGCCCTTGCCGAACTGCTTGTCGATCTGGGCGAGGGCCATGTCGAGGGCCTTGTCGCGGTCGAGCGTTGCCATGGAGTTCACCTTCGGGGAAGTCGCGTGGAGCGGGTCGGGATCGACGCTAGGGCGGGGGTCCGACAGTTTCGACGGACCGGGCGAACCTGTGGAGGACGGCCCGGGCTGTGGACGACTGTAGACCGAACAAGCGTTCGACTGCTAGGCCGACACGCCATCGGTCCCAGGCGTCACGCGCACCCCGCTCACCGCAGCTTCGGCGGCACCTCGAACTCCTCGCAGATGGCCAGCCAGACGCGCCGCACCGGCACCCCGGCGTCGATCGCGTCGACCGCGCTGCGCCCGCCGAGCGAGGAGAACAGGTGGTCACGGGCGACGGTCTCGGCGCGCATCGAGCCGAAGTGGTCGGCGAGACGGGACCAGAACTCCTGCAGGCGCACGTCCTCGACGCTAGCGCGCGACCGGGCTCGCGTCCCGGCGCGGCCGGGACCGGCCTACCCTCGCGCCATGGGCCCGCTGAGCACCGGCTCCTCGACGTGGGACGTGATCCTCCAGGTGGGGATCGCCGTCGCCCTCGTCCTGACGATCGTGCTGCTGATCCGCAACTACCGCGGCCGGCGCTGAGCCTCGGTCCGCAGCGCCGCGGTCCACACCACGGCCAGCGGCAGCACGAGCACGGCGCTCACCACGGCCACCAGCCCGAAGCCGCCGAGGGTCAGCAACGGGCCGCCGATCGCCCCCGCCAGCGCCGCACCGAGCCCCATGAGCAGGTCGCTGCCGCCCTGCGCGGTGGGGCGCACGAGGACCGGTACCGACTCGGTCACCAGTGTCGAACCCGCGATCAGCCCGCACGACCAGCCGAGCCCGAGCAGGAACAGGCCGATGCCGAGCTGGACCGCGGCGCCGGGTGCGGAGGTGCCCGCGATCGCGACGGCGGCCAGCAGCAGGACCGCGCCGATCGCGACGGTTGCCTTGCGCCCCGCGCGGTCGGCGAGGATCCCGACCAGCGGCGAGAACAGGTACATGCCGGCCACGTGCACGCTGATGACCAGGCCGATGATCCGCAGCGTCGTCCCCTCGGGGCCGCCGGCGTGGCCCATGTGCACCGGCGTCATCACCATGACGCCGACCATCACCGAGTGGGCGACCACGACGGCGGTGAGCCCGAGCCGACCGCCGGGGCTGGCCCACACCTGGCGCAGCGCCGCGGCGGTCGCGCCGCGCGGGCGGCCGACCGGCGCCCCGGTGCCGCCTAGCCGGCGGGCGAGCAGCAGGGGGTCCGGCCGCAGGAGCGCCAGCAGCCCGGCGACCACGAGGGCGAAGACCGCGATGGAGACGACGAAGGCGCCACCGAGCGGCGGCAGCCCGAGGTGCTGGGCGAGGGCGTCGCCGGGACCGGCCAGGTTGGGGCCGAGGACCGAGCCGACGGTGGTGGCCCAGACGACCAGGGACAGCGCCCGGCCGCGGTGCTCGGGCGCGGCCAGGTCGGCCGCTGCGTAGCGCGCCTGGAGACCGCAGGCGGTCGCCGAGCCGAACCCGAACAGCCCGACCAGCAGCAGCGGAAGCGAGGACAGCGCCGCGGCGAGCACGGTCAGCACGGCACCGACGACGGCGACGCCGTAGCCGGTGGCCAGCCCCGACCGACGGCCGAAGCGGTCGCTGATCCGGGCCAGCGGCACGGCGATGACGGCGGCCCCGAGCACGCCGGCGGTCTGCCCCAGCCCGGCGGCGCTGTCGGTGCCGGCGACGTCCCGGGCGAGCAGGCCGCCGACCGTGATGCCGACGGTCACGCCGAGCCCGGCGAGGGCGACCGCGCCGGACAGGACCCCGACGGTGCGGCGCTGGACCGCCTGGTGAGTCGCTGGAACGGCCACGGTGGTCCTTCTACAGGCCGAGCGAGCGGCCGACGATCTCCTTCATGATCTCGTTGGTGCCGCCGTAGATCGACTGCACCCGCGAGTCGCGCCAGGCCTTGGACACCGGGTACTCGTCCATGTAGCCGTAGCCGCCGTGCAGCTGCAGGCAGCGGTCGGCCACCTTGTTCTGCAGCTCCGTCGTCCACCACTTGGCCATGGCCGCGTCGACGGCGGTGAGCTCTCCCGTGGCCAGCTGGCGCACGCACTCGTCGACGAACGTGCGGGCGATGACCGTCTCGGTGTGCAGCTCGGCGAGCACGAACCGGGTGTTCTGGAAGGAACCCACCGGCTTGCCGAACGCCGTCCGGCCGGTGACGTACTCGCGGGTCAGCTCCAGCACCCGCTCGGCGGAGGCGACCGCGCCGACGGCGATCGACAGCCGCTCCTGCGGCAGGTTCTCCATCAGGTGGTAGAAGCCGCGGTTCTCCGTGCCGAGCAGGTTCTCCGCCGGGATCCGCACGTCGTCGAAGAACAGCTCGGCGGTGTCCTGGGCCTTCAGGCCCACCTTCTCGAGGTTGCGGCCGCGGCTGAAGCCGGGCATGTCCCGCTCGACGACCAGCAGGCTGATGCCCTTCGACGCCGGGGCGTCGGGATCGGTGCGGGCCACCACGATGACCAGGTCGGCGTTGATGCCGTTGGTGATGAACGTCTTCGCACCGCCCAGCACCCACCCGTCGCCGTCCTTGCGGGCGGTGGTGGTGATGCCCTGCAGGTCGCTGCCGGCGCCGGGCTCGGTCATCGCGATGGCGGTGATCAGCTCGCCGCTGCAGAACTTCGGCAGCCAGCGCGCCTTCTGCTCGTCGGTGGCCAGGTCGCGCAGGTACGGGGCGACGACGTCGTTGTGCAGGCCGAACCCGACGCCGCTGGCGCCGATGCGGGTCATCTCCTCGTCGAGGACGGCGTTGTAGCGGAAGTCGCGCACGCCCCCGCCGCCGTACTGCTCGTCGATGTCGAAGCCGAGCAGGCCCTGCGCGCCGCCGGCGAGCCACAGCTCCCGCGGGACGATGCCGGCCTTCTCCCAGTCCGCGTGGAACGGCGCGACGTTCTTCTCCGCCCAGCCGCGGACCATCTCGCGGAACTCGTCGTGCTCGGGCTCGTAGAGCGAGTGGCGCATGCACCGGAGTGTGCCGCACGCCACCCGCTATCCGGCCGCGGGTCGCCAGCCGCGGAAGGAGTCGACGACGAGCTCCTTGGGCCACGGGCCCGGCGGGGGTGCACCGTCGTCCCCGGGAAAGGCGTAGACGTCGAGCAGGAACTGCATCGGGTAGGCCGGGGACTGCTCGACGACCCGCACGACCTCGTCGTCGACGAGGAACGTCACCCGATCCGGGGTCCACTCCGCCGCGTAGGTGTGGAACTCCCGGACGTCGATCGGGAGCGGGACCTGCGCGAAGTCGTCGGTGAGCGCGGGATCGGCCCACGGGTGCACGCCCATCCCGACGCGGGCGGTGCCGTCGGCGACGTCGCGGCCGAAGATCTCGAACACGCAGATCTCGCCGGAGCGCTCGGGGGCGTCCTCGACGCCGATCATCCAGAACGCGGCCATCGCGCTCGGGTCGAGGTCCATGCGGGCCCGCACCTCGACGAAGCCGTACTGCGGGGTGTAAAGCCTCTCCGGCTCCTGCTCCTCGCGGACGACGGCCGCCGGGTTGAACCTCAGCTGGCCGACCGGGCTGCCCAGCGGCCCGCAGAACTCGCCGGTCTGCAGCGACGAGACGCGCACCCCGCCGTCGAACTCGGGGCACCACGGCGGCTGGTCCTCCTCGACGAGCAACCGCAGGACGCCGTCACCCAGCCGGTACCGCGCCGCCGACGCCGCCCGGGAGCTCCAGTGCGGCAGGTAGTACGGCAGCCACAGGTCGCGGTCCAGCTCGTCGCCGTCGAACAGGTCCTCGACCTCGAGCACGTAGCCCTCGCGGCGGAGCGCGACCGGCAGGTGCATGCGCAGTCCCGAGCCGAACTCGGTGCCCGCCCGACCGTCCGCGACGAACCCGACCGCCTCGTAGAAGCCGAGCGCGTGCGGGTTGGCGGTGACCTCGATCCGGTCGATGCCCTCCTCGGCGGCCTCGGCCACGATCCGCTGGATCAGCCGCCGGGCAGCGCCGAGGCGCCGCGCGCCGGGGTCGACGAAGAGGTCGTCGAGCTCGAGCACGCCGGGCCCGGTGGGCCGGGTGCCGGCGAAGCCGACGACGGTGCCGTCGCCCGACGTCGCCACCCGGGTCCGACCGCGGGCGAGCAGGCCGTCGGCCAGGACCAGGGCCTCGGGGTGCGCCAGGAGGACGTCGCGGTCCCCCTCGTTGGACAGCGAGGCGCTCCGGAAGATCCGCGCCACCGCGGCCTCGTCGGCCGCGGTCGCCGCGCGCACGTCGATCATCCCTGCGCACCTCCCTGGCGGGCTTCCTCGGCGAAGTGTCGTACCGAGCAGGGACACTTGCCGACATGTCGACTCTCGACCGGTTCTCGGAGGCCACGCGTGCGTGGTTCACCGGTGCGTTCGAGGCGCCGACGCCGGCCCAGGAGGGCGCCTGGTCGGCGATCAGCAGCGGCGAGCACGCGCTCGTCGTCGCGCCGACCGGGTCGGGCAAGACCCTCGCCGCGT
Protein-coding regions in this window:
- a CDS encoding GNAT family N-acetyltransferase; this translates as MIDVRAATAADEAAVARIFRSASLSNEGDRDVLLAHPEALVLADGLLARGRTRVATSGDGTVVGFAGTRPTGPGVLELDDLFVDPGARRLGAARRLIQRIVAEAAEEGIDRIEVTANPHALGFYEAVGFVADGRAGTEFGSGLRMHLPVALRREGYVLEVEDLFDGDELDRDLWLPYYLPHWSSRAASAARYRLGDGVLRLLVEEDQPPWCPEFDGGVRVSSLQTGEFCGPLGSPVGQLRFNPAAVVREEQEPERLYTPQYGFVEVRARMDLDPSAMAAFWMIGVEDAPERSGEICVFEIFGRDVADGTARVGMGVHPWADPALTDDFAQVPLPIDVREFHTYAAEWTPDRVTFLVDDEVVRVVEQSPAYPMQFLLDVYAFPGDDGAPPPGPWPKELVVDSFRGWRPAAG